In one candidate division KSB1 bacterium genomic region, the following are encoded:
- a CDS encoding Gfo/Idh/MocA family oxidoreductase — MASEISRRDFVGALALGSSLLLACAKAAKREYSFPPLLDKAPDGPKLRAGLIGCGGRGTGAALDFLAAGPNLEIVALADVFQDRVDACRARLKEQAGVDVPVKNCFVGFDAYQKVLEAGVDVVILATPPHFRPEHFAAAVDARKHVFMEKPVAVDPVGARSVMDAATKARAIGLSVVTGTQRRHQREYLATFRRVLDGAIGDITAARCYWNGGQLWYRLRRPGWSDMEWMLRDWVNWRWLSGDHIVEQHVHNIDVINWFLGMHPVKAVGMGARMRRVTGDQYDFFSVDFQMPNGVHVLSMCRQINGCANDVSEWVVGTKGYTNCKDTIYNRKGEIVWKYEGPKVNPYVQEHIDLVTSIRTEKPIMEAEETAISTLVAIMGREAAYTGREVTWEEMLSSQMRLGPKEYRMGDVGIEAVVPIPGTAETSPREDA; from the coding sequence ATGGCTTCGGAAATAAGTCGACGAGATTTCGTCGGTGCTCTGGCGCTGGGTAGTTCCCTTCTTCTCGCGTGCGCAAAGGCAGCCAAGAGGGAATACAGCTTTCCGCCCCTTCTTGATAAGGCCCCCGATGGACCGAAGCTCCGCGCAGGTCTGATCGGCTGTGGTGGACGGGGCACAGGGGCGGCTCTGGATTTTCTCGCCGCCGGTCCCAACCTGGAGATCGTAGCCCTGGCGGACGTTTTCCAGGACCGAGTTGACGCCTGTCGCGCCCGTCTGAAAGAGCAGGCCGGGGTGGATGTGCCGGTGAAGAATTGCTTCGTCGGTTTCGATGCCTACCAGAAGGTTCTCGAGGCCGGGGTGGACGTGGTGATCCTGGCAACCCCACCTCACTTTCGACCCGAGCATTTCGCGGCAGCCGTAGACGCTCGTAAACACGTCTTCATGGAAAAGCCCGTGGCCGTGGATCCGGTCGGAGCGCGCTCCGTCATGGATGCGGCCACAAAGGCCCGTGCAATCGGGTTGAGCGTAGTGACGGGTACGCAGCGACGGCACCAGCGCGAGTACCTGGCCACGTTCCGGCGGGTCCTCGATGGGGCCATTGGAGACATCACGGCCGCGCGGTGCTACTGGAACGGCGGCCAGCTCTGGTACCGGTTGCGAAGGCCCGGCTGGTCCGATATGGAGTGGATGCTGCGCGACTGGGTGAACTGGCGCTGGTTATCCGGCGATCATATCGTCGAGCAGCACGTGCACAACATCGACGTGATCAACTGGTTCCTGGGGATGCACCCGGTGAAAGCAGTGGGGATGGGGGCGAGGATGCGTCGGGTCACGGGCGACCAGTACGACTTCTTCAGCGTCGATTTCCAGATGCCGAACGGTGTGCACGTGCTCAGCATGTGCAGGCAGATCAATGGATGCGCCAATGACGTGTCCGAATGGGTGGTGGGGACCAAAGGCTACACCAATTGCAAGGACACGATTTACAATCGCAAGGGGGAGATCGTCTGGAAGTACGAAGGCCCGAAGGTCAATCCGTACGTGCAGGAACACATCGACCTGGTCACCTCGATACGAACCGAAAAACCCATTATGGAGGCAGAGGAGACGGCGATCTCCACCCTCGTGGCGATCATGGGAAGAGAAGCGGCGTACACAGGCAGGGAGGTCACCTGGGAGGAAATGCTGTCCTCCCAGATGCGCCTCGGGCCGAAGGAGTACAGAATGGGCGACGTCGGCATCGAAGCCGTTGTACCCATTCCCGGTACGGCAGAGACGAGTCCGAGGGAAGACGCCTGA